ACAAGCAGAGCAGTTATATTCACATATCCTATCAGATGTCAAATTGCAAGGACTTGTCTGATACATTTCATAAGGACAAGCACCACTGCAAGGAACACAAAAGTGAGCATTTGATGAATTGCAAACACCCTTATCCTTATGCTGCTCCATTTCATAGGAACCTGGAGGACATGAATTGGAATTGCACTTCCCTGGCAACACAGCTGGCTTTGGAAGAGAGTTAGAGTATCCAACACCCCAACAAAGAATCTGATTAGATTTCTCAGCAAGATTTGCACAATTGAAATAGTCACCAGCAGCAATATCAGTTATTTTAGTCCCACTTGGTGGTGTTCCTTGGCCATAGGTATAGCCCCAGCAAATGACTCCAAGACCATTGGTCTTAATGCCGCAGGCATGGAACTTTCCTCCTACTATAGAGATCATGGACTCATTTGGAGGCAATAAAACATTACCTAGGCCTTGTCCTGCATCTGCATGTATCGATGTGATTTTCGCCATTTTCACCGGCATTTCGTCCAAGCTCCTTCCCCAACAAACAGTCCTAGAATTCACCCCTTCTAGGATTCCACACACATGATTCCCACCAGCAGCAATCTTCCGGAATCTCTTGCCACGAGGAACCGCAAGAATTGCTAGACTATTAGCATAATGATTAGCCCAACAGAATGCAGTCCTGTTTTGAGAAAACAAGCCACAGTTGAAACCAGAGCCAGCTGAGATTGATTGAATTATTCCATCAAACACATAGGTACGGGTCATGTTGAAGCCCCAACAATCAACAATTGAatttttcctttctgtttttCCCCAAATCAACGGTTTCCTCAATCCACAAAGATGGTTATCCCCAGCACTGATTTCTAGGTACTGAGCTCCTTTAACCAAAGGTTGTGACACatcaattttttttgtaataaaaCGATTTCTACCCCAACAATAAGGTTGCTTAGAACTCATTAGAATCCCACACACAAAGCCATCGCCACCAGTTAGACCAAGGAACTGGAATTGAGCTGGTGTTtcatgaattatggctgagtttGTTCCATTACAGGTCACAGTATGAGACCCATCTGGTTTCAGTCCACAAACAACATGTTTGTCACCAAAGGAGGCTGCCACAGAAGACATGGAGCCAAAGCTTGAAACTTGCAACCATAGGCATGCCAAAACCACAAGCTCAAGAAGAAATCCAATGAAGAATTGTGATGAAGAGAACCCCATGAAACCCAGACACTAGTTATCTTATACAGAAAATAAAGGTGGAATCTTTTTGCACTAATATAAATAGCTATTGACTGCACAGCAAGAAACCCAGCTGAAATAGCCCTTAGGAAGAACACCATTACCCCATGAATATTTTTCCACAATTCTAATGGATAACTAGCATTGCAATATggtttttaaaatcataatattTCTGGTGGCCAAAGAAGACATGCAGGAGCTTTGCTAGATGGATCTCTTGtccatagttttttttttttcaatgattgGAAACGAAAATTCAATGCTTGTTTGATGGTTTGATTAGAGAGTTAGACCTAACAAGAACAAAAGCCATGGTGCATTTACCTTGTTGTAGAAGGTGACAGAAACTCTTACTCAAAACAGCATTACTATTTTGATGTATGGATTTGATGATGATATAGAGCTTTGAAGTGTGAActgtttgaaaattttcaaaaagaaagaatgaagagagagaaatataTGAATTGTTGAAGGTGTCAGCAAGGTAGTGGTGTTGTTACAGTGCAAGCTAgaacagaaagagagagagagaggaaataAAAAAGGAGAAGGAGGAGTTAAAGGTAAGCATTAAATGAGACAGAACTGCTAGTTCTGAAAATAGGGGAAGTTTAGGTGAAAGCATTAAATGAGAAACTTATTGCATTTTCATCCATTTAGTTTTGCCTTTGATTATTACTGCTGACTTCAGTTTTATACTTTCATGCACAACATAAGAGTATGCAAATACCCAAACCCACATTAAATATAGTTAAAGAGCATCAAATGCAAAGTCCTCATCCAATTGATTTGTTTGTATTTGCACCTGGGTTGGTGTGTACAGTGTAGTCAACTAAGATTTGTAATGCAGTAACAACATGCACCATTAGTATGAAGAGAACATGCTACTCTATTAGTAACTGTTTTTCAACACAAACTTTCTATATAAATACAATGcagtcaataaataaataaacaaattagGAATGTGTTGAGGGTTGGTTAATAACTTACTACTAGGATTATAGGAAATAGAAAAGTGGCTTCTAGGTTCTTCTCTTCAATGGTCAATGCTCAGTCCTAAGCCTAGTCCCTAGTGACTGGTGAGTAGTGAGATATGGTACTTAAACCTTGTGACTTTCACGTGCTAATCCCCAATATCACGTGCACCTTTGTCACTTATTAATTATAACCACAAAGAAAGTAACAAATATCATTATATGACTAATTGTTTTGGGCCTCTataagcatgaattaaaatagtCCCCCCTATACCCTACCCTTTCTGCCTAGAGCCCACAAACCTATTACTTTCAAGGTCAAGAACAATGCAACTTGAATAATTGATTATGATGCCACAGAGGCACAGGCACACACAAATATGATGATTGATAACTCTAGCTTGTTAAAGAAGAATGATCAACTTCTAAATGTATAAGGATAGAAAGTTTCATGATCAATGTAATCATTTATGTGAATTTTTATGTAAAATGTTAATGCAAAAGAAAGAATTAAATTGAACCAACATAAGTTACTTTATCAGCCAAACAAAATCCAAATGAAAGCAAAGCTAGGATAGGTGTTGCCACAAGAGttaacataaattcaatgatAAATAATCAAATCATCATAGAAAATGTCTTAAATCTTACTTCAAATTATATCACTTCTAAATAGACTGAATTTATATGATCAGATGTAGGTGTAATTATGGTTCATATGTACCCAGTCACCTAGAAGCTAGAAAATCTTATTCTTCCACTTCTCATTAATTAATCTCTTTATATCATTGATACACTGAATGCTGCAATGAAATTCAATAAACAAAATGATTTTGACTTCTTAAGTGGTTCATCCAATTGGAAGCATCTAAAAGAAGCATAGTTGTATCAAGGAATCCATGAAAGTGATGCAATCTATTATAACAACTTGCAACTTCTGAAATTTGCAGCTTCATTGAACCAATACAGCAAGAAGACTTAGCTGATGTTGAGCTGCCAATAAAACAACATAGTGACTTGATAAATGGAGTATCAATTGCATCTGAATTATAGATGCTGCATAGAGTTGATGAATCACATATCAAAGGACTGTAAACTTCAACTTTAAAGAAGATTTGGCCAGTCCATTATGATAATCAATTAGTCCAGAACTTGGATTCTATAAAAAGGCATTTGTTTCTTGTGTAAAACACTCTCTCAAActataccaaaaaataaaaaagaacactctctcaaaacAAGATTATCTTCTATAAACATTTTAACTTAAATGATTTATCATCTAATTAAATCTATATGATATTATAATAGAATTTATCGCATAAGACCAGCTTAAAAGTGAGAATCAGTGGCGCAATCAAGATATTGGCTAAGTTTGCTTATTGCAAAGCAAATATCGGATCTGGTATTGGTGAGATAAATTAAATGACATATTAGTCTTCGATATGGTGTGAGATCACTTAAGGAAGTTCCTGAAATAGTCAATTGGAGTAGAAGACAGTTTGGAATCAACGAGACCAAATTCTTTAAGCAAGTCCAAAATGTATTTGCATTGGTAAGGGAAATTTCAGCATTGCTTCTTGCAACagcactaacaaattaaaaatgaaaacatCAACCAATGATGGAATATTTAGTGTCCAAACCATTTGTCATCAACCTGGTGTGCATAAATGTTTGGTAGCAGAGGTAATGTAAGTGGAAGGTAAGCAATTTACTGTCCATATTATCCCAGTCAATTAATATGTGCATACATCTACTCCTAAATTGCTTCATGACAttctaagaaaaataaaacaacaaagaaaaatGAAGGCAAATATACAAGGTAATCAATAATGTTTATGCATGACATATTCCAATCACGGAAATTGAAGTTCTTTCAATCTGCCAAACACTTTCTAGTTTCTACATTTCCATGTGCCTTCCATTTCAATACAACAGAATTATGTCAAAACCCAAAAGATAGAATAAAGCATTTTGTTTCAAAGCGTGTGGGCCTTAAGGAAAAATCCATAAACAATCTTTGGACCTTGTGAGCCcaacttttctttattttatttttgaatttatttatcaATTAGATTGTAATTAAAAAACGAAGCACAGACTACCAAATTGTCGCTTTGGCCGAGTGGTTAAGGCGTGTGCCTGCTAAGTACATGGGGTTTCCCCGCGAGAGTTCGAATCTCTCAGGCGACGATTATTTCTTTGTCTTTTTCAAGATAAAATTATTACAAGGACCAAAGACTTCTTCAGATAGAAAAGTCAACAATCATAAACAACGGAGCATGCATGTGACTTTGTCCCACTTTTTCATTTTCACTGTAACTCAAAGCTGCCACAATAACTCTTAACAAATGATCACTTTTCATAGTTATATACTTATAAATTTGATAGTTGGTACATTATACatatattttcaatttcattatgCATGCAACTAAAATACATTATGCATTTTCTTTATAATAATGTCTTTCTATATACACTGATAATGATAATAATTCTGTTAAACACACTAAAAGATTCTGCATGCACGTGTATTAAGTATTAACTATTAACCATCATGGGATACACATATACAGTTACACATACAGAACTGGCAACTCACTATGACATAAATATAATGTTATGTTCCCTAGACGCGTCTCTTATTGTAATTTAcagaaagacaaaaaaaaaatttaatttattttatttaatatttattaaataataaatattaaataagataaatctCTCTATATATTTCTTGTCagaataaatacaaaatatactaattcaacATCTCTTGACACAATATCTCTATTTATATCTTATTTATCAAATATAATTTTGTATCTATATCTGTGCCGTTTCATACTTATAAACAATCGTACCTTTACATCTAAAACAACCATTCTCTTGTCAAATTAATATCATGAATAATTTACCTCTACCAACAACTCCTTAATTAATAATTACTCTGCAATATAGTCTATGCAATGTTCTTTTTTGAATGAGACAAAATGACAATTTTTAATTAAGTATATATTTATAGTTAATCGAGAAGGCTTCAAACATTCAGTGAACTAAAGACAATTTCTTAAGTTGAATGTTTAAAAGAAAATACCAGTTCAAAGAACTCGTGGTAACTTACTAACTTATTGTAATAATTGGACCGAAAAAATGTCAATGAACAAAGAAATAAAAGTAGATGACGTATGGAAGTTTTTTCATAGTGAAATTTGACTCCTTAAACTTGACTCAGTTATTGGAAATTAGCTAGATTATGATGTTCACGAATCATATATACTCTCTCCTAttcattttttaatataatttcaaCTTACACCAGCTGAAAGTGCTATAGTATTTTTAATAAGTTCCTAAGGATACTTTAGGctaatgtcttttttttttttcttatacatACACAAGTTTATTATCATATCTTCTTTTTAATAATATGTATAGAAGTAACTAATTTGATAATTGATTTTTAGTgtgtatataatatttttgttatttatattGTATAAGCCTAAATTTAACACATTATatctaaatatatttaaaaaaatgttacaCTAAATCAATTAATAATAGTTAACAAAGTTTTTCCGATGAGATATTAGAAGAGACAACATATATAAGAGTGGGAAGAAGTTATTGTGATTGAAGAGACAAACAACATAAGAGTGATGCCACGTGGAAGAAGGCAAGCAAAGCAATTAAGAAAACGGCCGTTGATGAAATCCAACCGTTTATCAGAATGACAGTGAAAGGAAGAGTGAGTAGCATGAACACATCAAACAATTAAAACATTATTAATCTATACTATAATGTCGTTGCCGGCTTTTACTTTTTGGCGGGCTCCATTCTCCAACGTCTCTCTCTTATTTCAGATCCGTCATCAACGCCCTCACTCCCTTTCTTTTATTTAATGTGTTTAATTTACCGTGAAAATTCAGTTGCAGTTAATTTTAGGtaaaattaatagataaaaaatattaaataaattaatattttataagaaatatataaaaaatgataTTAATAATTAATCATAAGAAATATATAAGTAAACCCTTCGTGAAACTAAAATCAACCACACTACGCCAGACACTATGGACTTAATTAATTGTATAAACTAATAGTGTCTACCATAACCATATTACATTATTATTCGAGTGTTGGATTAGATCATTGGTtagttaaacaatatatataataaggATAAGGAATGGTCCAATTGAGACGAAAATGTTAATTAAAAGCATAACGCAAGATAGATCAATCAATTATTTAACATGAACGCGTCTTTGAACAACCAAGTCCTaacatatatatagcaataataatgataattgattattaattaataattaaccaTCCAAATACGCGTTTAAAGTTAAAGCAGTACGATGCCTTCAAAGTTCAAACTCACACAGCTTAAAAGCTTCACCAACCGCACTGCAatgaaaccaaaccaaaccaacaaaaagaaaaagaaaacatagtaaaaaccaTACAAGAGAGTATCTAGCTACTTATTACTTGACTTGAAACCTTTTTTCTTAACCTTTCAaactttttttccttatttagtTTCCTTCACAGCATAGCAAAACAGAACGAAAAACAAAGCAATAAGAACCAGAGATATATAATGCCAGCTATTTTGCTTCTATACAACATTCTAAATTCATTCCTTATTTCTCTCATTCCAAAGAAGCTAAgacccttctttcccttctcttgGTTCCCCCACCAAACAAAcaacacttcttcttcttcttcttcctcctcttcatcacCAAGAAGGGCCAGCAGGGCCATTATCATCACCAAGACAAGAATAATGGACCCAAATGAGCTCAGGCGAGTCTTCCAGATGTTCGACCGGAATGGAGACGGGAGAATCTCCAGGAGCGAGTTGACAGTCTCCCTGGAGAATCTCGGGATCTTCATTCCGGACAAGGAACTAGCTCAGATGATCGACAAGATTGATGCCAATGGGGATGGATTTGTGGATGTTGAAGAGTTTGGGGAGCTGTACGAGTCTATAATGGTGGAACGTGGTGATGAGGAGGAAGACATGAAGGAAGCTTTCAACGTGTTTGACCAGAATGGAGATGGGTTCATCAGCGTGGAGGAGTTGAGGGCGGTCTTGTCTTCCTTGGGGCTCAAGCAAGGTAGAACCGATGAAGATTGCAAGAAGATGATAATGAAGGTGGACGCTGATGGTGATGGCATGGTTAACTATGGAGAATTCAAGCAAATGATGAAGGGTGGTGGATTCAGTGCTCTCAGTTAATCATCTTTCATCAACATTATTGCACGTATACAGATATGTGAGAGTCATAAAAAAGGAAGAAACAAAAAAGGGGTGGCGGTTTTTGATCGGTTTAAGGTTAATGTATGCTATGATTCCCACGTTGTAAATAAGTTAAGTGTTCGTGGATTATCATAGGAGGATGCagatcatcaccaccaccaccaacatgaACTTGTTGAagcttcttgttgttgttgttatgttgttgttgttgttgg
The DNA window shown above is from Arachis ipaensis cultivar K30076 chromosome B08, Araip1.1, whole genome shotgun sequence and carries:
- the LOC107613944 gene encoding calmodulin-like protein 3, with the translated sequence MPAILLLYNILNSFLISLIPKKLRPFFPFSWFPHQTNNTSSSSSSSSSSPRRASRAIIITKTRIMDPNELRRVFQMFDRNGDGRISRSELTVSLENLGIFIPDKELAQMIDKIDANGDGFVDVEEFGELYESIMVERGDEEEDMKEAFNVFDQNGDGFISVEELRAVLSSLGLKQGRTDEDCKKMIMKVDADGDGMVNYGEFKQMMKGGGFSALS